From a single Myotis daubentonii chromosome 5, mMyoDau2.1, whole genome shotgun sequence genomic region:
- the LOC132235259 gene encoding cytochrome b-c1 complex subunit 10, translating to MLSKFLGPRYLQLAKNWIPTAGMWGAVGTVGLVWATDWRLILDWVPYINGKFKKDD from the exons ATGCTGAGCAAGTTCCTGGGCCCGCGCTACCTCCAACTGGCCAAGAACTG GATCCCCACGGCGGGCATGTGGGGCGCCGTGGGCACCGTGGGGCTAGTGTGGGCCACCGACTGGCGACTGATTCTGGACTGGGTGCCCTACATCAATGGCAAGTTTAAGAAGGACGACTAA